In Candidatus Omnitrophota bacterium, a single genomic region encodes these proteins:
- a CDS encoding TPM domain-containing protein, producing MAKRVLGITLFISSIILLSSIPLLSQEVNYPAYSGYINDYAGIISESDKVKANNLLSELEQKTTAQVAIATLSTTAPLDISTYAVELFQHWGIGQKNKDNGLLLLIATKDRKVRIEVGYGLEGALPDAVCNQIIYKGIIPLFKNNRYSQGVLTGVNTITDLIAREYDVELTGLSQAGVPIFETGPASRAKSALEILFSLIFFILIFGFRFGLFGFLLLNSGRRRGGHWFGGGYSGNMGGFSGGFGGFGGGLSGGGGACGSW from the coding sequence ATGGCCAAACGTGTTTTAGGCATAACCTTATTTATTAGCAGTATTATTCTCCTTTCCTCAATACCCCTCCTCAGTCAGGAAGTAAATTATCCTGCCTATTCCGGGTATATCAATGACTATGCCGGAATAATCTCAGAATCGGACAAGGTAAAGGCAAACAACCTTTTATCAGAGTTAGAGCAGAAAACCACTGCTCAGGTAGCAATAGCAACCCTGTCTACCACCGCGCCCCTGGATATATCTACTTATGCGGTTGAGCTTTTCCAGCACTGGGGAATCGGGCAGAAGAATAAGGACAACGGCCTGCTGCTGCTAATAGCGACAAAAGACAGAAAAGTACGGATCGAAGTCGGCTATGGGCTTGAAGGAGCGCTGCCTGATGCTGTCTGTAATCAGATAATCTACAAAGGGATAATTCCTTTGTTCAAAAACAACCGATATAGCCAGGGGGTTTTGACCGGTGTAAACACAATCACTGATTTGATCGCCAGAGAGTATGACGTAGAATTGACCGGCCTCAGCCAGGCCGGCGTGCCTATCTTTGAAACAGGCCCTGCTTCCAGGGCCAAATCAGCCCTGGAAATATTGTTCAGTCTTATATTTTTTATTTTAATTTTTGGTTTTCGTTTCGGATTATTCGGTTTTTTATTGTTGAACAGCGGCCGGAGAAGAGGCGGTCATTGGTTTGGTGGAGGATACAGCGGCAATATGGGAGGATTTAGCGGAGGTTTTGGCGGTTTCGGCGGGGGATTAAGCGGCGGAGGCGGAGCCTGCGGTTCGTGGTAA
- a CDS encoding LemA family protein: MKKIWIVLIVAAVIILSLGGWFIKGLNTVVIFDENVKQAWAQVENQLQRRNDLIPNLLNTVKGYAAHEKGVFTKITELRSQWAKAQTTSQKIEASRGMTAALSKLLLVAENYPNLKANDNFLALQSQLEGTENRIAVERRRYNHAVLSFNAYKRTVFGSLFARLRDLVKPAAYFETEEIARQVPVVKF, from the coding sequence ATGAAGAAAATATGGATTGTCTTGATTGTCGCAGCAGTAATAATATTAAGCCTGGGAGGCTGGTTCATAAAGGGATTGAATACCGTAGTGATTTTTGATGAAAATGTCAAGCAGGCCTGGGCCCAGGTAGAAAATCAACTCCAGAGGAGAAACGACCTTATCCCCAACCTGCTTAACACGGTTAAGGGCTACGCTGCTCATGAAAAAGGCGTGTTTACAAAGATAACCGAGCTTAGAAGCCAGTGGGCAAAGGCTCAGACAACTTCTCAAAAAATAGAGGCATCGCGGGGTATGACCGCAGCGCTTTCCAAACTCCTGCTGGTGGCTGAAAATTATCCTAACCTGAAGGCCAATGATAATTTTTTAGCTCTTCAGAGCCAGCTTGAAGGAACAGAGAACAGGATCGCTGTGGAAAGAAGAAGGTATAACCATGCTGTTTTATCATTTAATGCCTATAAAAGAACGGTGTTTGGCAGTCTTTTTGCTCGTTTAAGAGACCTGGTGAAACCCGCAGCATATTTTGAAACAGAAGAAATAGCCAGACAGGTGCCGGTTGTAAAATTCTGA
- a CDS encoding PD-(D/E)XK nuclease family protein — translation MAGFKNEFSWSKSRDEIFRECRRKYYYNKYGFWGGWSFNSDPEIREIYILKQLKSRYMWKGEVVHCMISEIIQDLGNKRYYPLNYYLNSVGVKMRNDFRMSANKYYRENPKKMTGLFEHEYNINVPKEEWVKLFESTQACLKNFFTTPLYSDLRSKSSLNILQNEKTQNFVLDGTTIWVKLDLAVKDDSRITIIDWKTGRFPDNDFSIQLGCYSLYAIEQWGVELKDLSAVEFNLGSLKNTTHEINEEKLNHVKSYIKKSILGMKELLYDRKKNLARKDDFACTDNEKACRMCGFKKICRDWL, via the coding sequence ATGGCTGGTTTTAAAAATGAATTTTCCTGGTCAAAATCCCGGGATGAGATATTCAGAGAGTGCCGCAGGAAATATTACTACAACAAATACGGTTTCTGGGGAGGATGGAGCTTCAACTCCGACCCTGAGATCAGGGAAATCTATATCCTCAAACAGCTTAAGTCACGCTATATGTGGAAGGGCGAAGTAGTCCACTGCATGATCAGTGAGATCATACAAGACCTGGGGAATAAAAGATATTACCCCTTGAATTATTACTTAAACTCGGTAGGCGTAAAAATGAGAAATGATTTCCGGATGTCGGCCAATAAGTACTATCGGGAAAACCCTAAAAAGATGACCGGTTTATTTGAACATGAGTATAATATCAATGTCCCAAAAGAAGAATGGGTTAAGCTGTTTGAGTCTACTCAAGCCTGCCTGAAGAACTTTTTCACCACGCCGCTCTATTCGGACTTGCGGAGCAAAAGCTCTCTTAATATCCTTCAAAATGAAAAAACGCAAAATTTCGTCCTTGACGGTACAACCATCTGGGTTAAATTAGACCTGGCTGTTAAAGATGATTCCAGGATTACTATAATCGATTGGAAAACCGGCCGATTTCCGGATAACGATTTTTCCATCCAACTGGGCTGTTATAGCTTATATGCCATAGAACAATGGGGAGTGGAGCTTAAAGACCTATCTGCTGTCGAATTCAATCTTGGAAGTTTAAAAAACACTACCCACGAAATAAACGAAGAGAAATTAAACCATGTAAAATCCTACATAAAAAAATCCATACTCGGCATGAAAGAACTGCTCTACGACCGTAAAAAAAACCTTGCCAGAAAAGATGATTTTGCCTGCACGGATAATGAAAAAGCCTGTCGGATGTGCGGCTTCAAAAAAATTTGCAGAGACTGGCTCTAA
- a CDS encoding PilZ domain-containing protein, protein MSYSGLERRRYKRIRHHFIISLRVYPEITSKNNAKWDMAAIENLSAAGMFFTYNKKLETGTLLEFKITLPFLMDRTRCLGVVRRVEEKPPAKIYGIGIYFVEIDGKRKDAINKAANDYYFKKGVSD, encoded by the coding sequence ATGTCATATTCGGGCCTGGAGAGAAGGAGATACAAAAGGATAAGGCACCATTTTATAATCAGCCTGCGGGTTTATCCGGAGATAACATCCAAAAATAACGCTAAGTGGGATATGGCGGCAATAGAAAACCTGAGCGCCGCAGGTATGTTTTTTACCTACAATAAAAAACTGGAAACGGGAACACTATTAGAATTCAAGATTACCCTGCCGTTTCTGATGGATCGGACCCGCTGCCTGGGGGTGGTAAGGCGCGTTGAGGAAAAACCTCCCGCTAAGATTTACGGCATTGGTATTTATTTCGTAGAAATAGACGGTAAAAGAAAAGATGCCATTAACAAAGCTGCTAACGATTATTATTTTAAGAAGGGAGTTTCTGATTAA